TGCTGCGTCATCCCACCGTGGCCAACAAGACTTTCCTGATCAGCATTGGTGACCGTAGCGTGGGTGGCTTGTGCAGTCGCGATCAGATGGTTGGCCCATGGCAAGTGCCCGTGGCTGACTGCGCCGTAACCTTGGCTGACTTTGAAGGTGTGCGTGGCGAAGCCATGTCCATGGGCGAGCGTAGCCCTAGCGCCATGATCGACGCTGCTGCCTCCGGCCGTATGGCCGTGGCTGAAGCCCTGACCAACCTGGTCGCCAGCGATGTGCGTGACCTGAAAGACGTCAAGCTGTCTGCCAACTGGATGGCGGCGTGCGGTGTAGACGGCCAGGATGCTGCCTTGTTTGACACGGTTCAGGCCGTCAGCCAGTGGTGCCAAAGCCTGGGTCTGTCCATCCCGGTGGGCAAGGACTCGCTGTCCATGCGCACCAGCTGGGAGCAGGACGGCGAATCCCGTCAGGTGATTTCTCCGGTTTCTCTGGTTGTGACTGCGTTTGCCCAAGTGGCCGATGTGCGTCGCACGCTCACCCCTCAATTGCAAACCAAAGCGGGTGATACTGCCTTGATCCTGATTGACCTGGGGCAGGGCAAGCAGCGCATGGGCGCCTCCGTTCTGGCTCATGCCTTCAATCAGGTCGGACAGTCCGTCCCCGATATGCAGGATGCCCAGGCCATGCTGTCGTTTGTGAAGGTGATCCGTCAGTTGGCCGATCAGGATCTGATCCTGGCCTACCACGATCGATCCGATGGCGGTCTGGCTGCCACCGTGGCTGAAATGGCGTTTGCCGGGCATACCGGCGTGTCCGTGAATCTGGACATGTTGACTATTGACCCACACGCCGCGGACTGGGGGGATTACAAGATCCGCGCCGAGCAAGTTGCCGTACAGCGGGATGAACTTACCTTGCGCGCTCTGTTCAATGAAGAGGCCGGTGCTGTGATTCAAGTACCGCTGGCCCAGCGCGACCGGGTTATGCAAACTCTGCGTGAGGCAGGCTTGTCGGCTCACTCCCACGTCATTGGGGGTCTGAATAAAAACGATCAGATCGAGTTCTACCGTGATGGCGCCTGCATTTATCAGGCACCTCGGGTTGAGCTGGCCCAACAGTGGAGCGAAGTCAGCCGCCGTATCATGGAGCGGCGTGATAATCCCGCTTGCGCCCAGGCTGAATTCGAACGCTGGCAGGATGTGGAAGATCCCGGTATCAGCCCGCGTGTTCTGTTCAATCCGCAGGAAGACATTGCCGCTCCTTTCATCGCTACCGGTAAGCGCCCCCGCGTTGCCATCTTGCGCGAACAGGGTTGCAACAGCCAGGTCGAAATGGCCTGGGCCTTTGACACAGCCGGGTTCGAGGCCGTGGACGTACACATGACCGACTTGCTGTCGGGCCGCGCATCGCTCGAAGGCATGCAGGGCATGGTGGCTGTAGGTGGCTTCAGTTATGGGGACGTGCTGGGCGCAGGTGAAGGCTGGGCCAAAACCATTCGTTTCAACAGTCAGTTGTCCGATCAGTTCGCGGCGTTCTTTGGACGTAGCGATACCTTTGGTTTGGGTATTTGTAATGGTTGTCAGATGATGGCCGCCTTGGCTCCCATGATCCCAGGCGCAGAATTCTGGCCGCGCTTTACCCGTAACCAGTCGGAAAAATACGAAGCGCGTTTCTCCAGTGTGGAAATTGCTGCGTCGCCGTCCCTGTTTTTCAAGGGCATGGAAGGCACCCGCTTGCCGGTTGCCGTGGCTCATGGTGAAGGCTTTGCCAACTTCCAGCGTCAGGGCGATGCATCCAAGGTAGCGGCTGCAGTTCATTTTGTGGATCACCGCGGTCAGCGCACCGAGCAATACCCGCTGAACCCCAACGGCAGCCCTTACGGTTTGACGGGTGTAACCACGGCAGATGGCCGCTTCACCATCATGATGCCTCACCCGGAACGTGTGACGCGCAACGTCATGATGTCCTGGACGCCAGAGCAGTGGGGCGCCGCCGATCAGGGTGCTGATCAAATGGCAAATGGTGGATTTACTCCCTGGATGCGGATGTTTCGCAACGCTCGGGTCTGGATTGCGTAATTGCTTACGCGTATAATCGATTTTTGGACGGAGTTATAAAAGCATGCGTCTCATCAAGAAAGCACTGACCTTCGACGATGTGTTGTTGGTTCCCGCTTACTCCGAGGTTCTGCCTCGCGATACATCCTTGCTCACCCGCTTTACGCGGGACATCACCCTGAATATCCCGCTGGTTTCGGCTGCCATGGACACGGTCACCGAAGCGCGTCTGGCTATTGCCATGGCACAGGAAGGCGGTATCGGGATCATCCACAAGAACCTGACGGCAGATGCTCAAGCACGTGAAGTTGCACGTGTGAAGCGTCACGAGTTCGGTATCGTGATTGATCCGGTTACGGTTACGCCCACCATGAAGGTGCGCGATGCCATCAACCTGCAGCGTCAACACGGTATTTCCGGTCTGCCTGTGGTGGAAGCCGGCAAGCTGGTGGGTATTGTTACCAACCGCGATCTGCGCTTTGAAGACCGCCTGGATCTTCCTTTGCGGGATGTCATGACGCCTCAAGAGCGTCTGATCACCATGCACGAAGGTGCCACGCTGGACGAAGCCCAGGCCCTGATGCACCGCCATCGCCTGGAGCGGGTGCTGATCGTGAACGATCAGTTCCAGCTGCGTGGTCTGGCAACGGTTAAGGATATTGTCAAAAACACCGAGCACCCCCTGGCCAGCAAAGACAGCCACGGTCAGCTGCGCGTTGGCGCTGCAGTTGGTGTAGGTGACGGTACTGAAGAACGTGTCGAGAAACTGGCCGCAGCCGGTGTGGACGTGGTGGTGGTGGACACTGCCCACGGTCACTCCCGTGGTGTTATCGAGCGCGTTCGCTGGGTCAAGAAGAATTTCCCGCGCATTCAGGTCATTGGCGGCAATATTGCCACGGCGGAAGCGGCCCGTGCGCTGGTCGAAGCGGGTGCAGATTGCGTCAAGGTCGGGATCGGCCCAGGCTCTATTTGCACGACGCGTATCGTGGCGGGTGTGGGTGTGCCGCAAATTACCGCGATTGCGGATGTCGCCAAGGCCTTGGAAGGTACGGGCGTGCCGCTGATTGCTGACGGTGGTATCCGCTTCTCGGGCGATGTGTCCAAGGCCCTGGCTGCGGGTGCGTCTGCCTGCATGATGGGTGGCATGTTTGCCGGTACCGAGGAGTCTCCTGGTGAAGTAGTGCTGTTCCAGGGCCGTTCGTACAAGTCCTACCGTGGTATGGGTAGCTTGGGCGCCATGGTTGATGGTTCAGCGGACCGCTATTTCCAGGACCCTTCCAATAACGCAGACAAGCTGGTCCCAGAAGGTATTGAAGGCCGTGTGCCCTACAAGGGCAGTGTCATCGCCATTATTTACCAATTGGTGGGCGGCATTCGTGCTTCCATGGGCTACTGCGGTTGCAAATCCATCGAGGAATTGCATGCCAAGGCCGAGTTCGTGGAAATTACGGCTGCGGGTGTACGTGAGTCTCATGTGCACGATGTGCAGATCACCAAAGAGGCGCCAAACTACCGCGCCGACTGATCGTAGTCAGTCTCTTGCATGCCAAAAAACGCCAACCTGTGGGTTGGCGTTTTTTTTTGCCATGCCGCTTTCCTGTCTGACCGTAGTGGGCGGCCGCCTGTATGGATCAGGATGGGAACGTGGCGGGCGAGGTTTTTCGCTGCATGGAGGCCTTCCTCTGCGGATGGCACGGGCAAATGCGTCTTTGCGAACTTTATCGACCTGATGTCCCGGCGTTCCCGCAGGCTGACTAGTCGGCGATTTCCACGAGCAAGCGACTTAGCAAATCGGGATGGGTGATAGCCGCACTATGCCCGGTTTCCAACTCCCTAAATTCCCAGTCCTTTTGCTGGCGGGCCCACTCGCGCGAGGTGTCTACTGCTCGAAACACCGGCTGCGTGCAGGAAATATAAGTGCAGGGGCGGGAGTTACCGATGACCGGGTTTTGCAATACTAAAGCTGATCTGTAAACGCTCAGGGGTTGTGGAGTCAGGCGATTGCCGACAAAGCGCAGATCCTCTGTGGCATGCAGTCCCAATGCATGCAGGGGAGGAGGGGGGACAGCGGGAATCGTGCTTTGGCCGGCCGAGGCGATCATGCTCTCCACCATTTTTTCAGGCAGGGTATCAAACGTGCTGGTGCCGCTAGGCAGAATAAAGGCATCCAGATAAATCAGATGACGTATGCAACGTGGCATGACGTCGGCCACGCCGCTGATCACCAGGCCTGCAAAGCTGTGGCCAACCAGCACGACATTGGACAGATCTTCCCAGCGTATCAAATTGGCGACATCATCCACAAAGGTATTCAGGGTGATGTCCGGACCCAGTAAATGACTGCGCTCGCCCAGGCCCGTCAAGGTGGGGGTGTAGACTTTGTGTCCTTTGGCCTGGAGCCGCTCAGCCAGCCGGGACCAGCACCAGCCACCGTGCCAGGCGCCGTGAACCAGTACAAATGTCAGGCTGCCCGATACCTCGTCGGTATCTTGCTGGCATTCGTAGGCAAAGCCACGCGAACGTTCGTCAGCAGCACCAGAGGCGGGAATATAGCTGCCCCCGCTTTGCTGTGGACCGGCCTGTGCAGGTCGGGATTCATGGTGTTCATTGAGCTCGTTTGAATGAGGGGTACGACTCGAAGACATGCTGAAACTCCCAAAATGGCTGCATGTACTGTAGCTGCCTTGCCGCATGAATGCCAGTGATGCAGGACAATTTCGGCCTGGAGTATTTCTACGGCTCCCTAAGCGGCGCTACACAGCGTAAAATAGACCCTTTACCGCTTTATTATTGGCTCGATACTTTCATGCACCAGCGAATTCTGATTCTTGATTACGGCTCCCAGGTCACCCAACTTATTGCGCGCCGCGTGCGCGAAGCTGGTGCTTACTGTGAAATTCATCCCGGTGATGTCAGCGATGAATTTATCCGCTCCCAAGAAGGCCTGAAAGGGATTATTTTGTCGGGCAGCCATGCGTCAGTCTACGCCGACGACGCTTTACAAGTTCCCGCTGCGGTTTTTGAAGCAGGCGTTCCCGTTCTGGGCATTTGCTACGGCATGCAAGCCATGGCCCGCCAATTGGGCGGCGTTACCGAAGGCTCCGACAAGCGCGAATTTGGCTATGCTGAAGTGCGCGCCCACGGCCACACCAAGTTGCTCGATGGTATCCAGGACTTCGCTACGGCAGAAGGCCACGGCATGCTCAAAGTCTGGATGAGCCACGGCGATAAAGTCACCGCCTTGCCTCCCGGCTTCAAGCTGATGGCTTCCACGCCTACCTGCCCCATCGCCGGTATGGCTGATGAAGATCGTGGCTTCTATGCGGTTCAGTTCCACCCTGAGGTTACCCATACTGTGCAAGGCGCTGCCTTGTTCCAACGTTTTGTGCGCGATATCTGTGGCTGCGTGGGCGACTGGAACATGCCGGACTACGTGGAAGAGGCCATTGCCAATATTCGCGAACAAGTCGGCGACGAGGAAGTGATTCTGGCCCTGTCCGGCGGGGTGGACTCCTCGGTTGCTGCCGCTTTGATCCACCAGGCGATTGGCGACAAGCTGACCTGCGTATTCGTGGACCACGGCCTGCTGCGTCTGAACGAAGCCGAGCAAGTCATGCGCACCTTCGCCGACAATATGGGTTTGAAAATCATCCATATCGACGCGTCCGATCGCTTCCTGGGCAAACTGGCCGGTGTTACTGATCCAGAAGCCAAGCGCAAGATCATTGGCCGCGAATTCGTAGAGATCTTCCAGGAAGAAGCTGCCAAGCTCAGCAATGCTCGCTGGCTGGCACAGGGTACGATTTACCCAGACGTTATCGAATCGGCTGCGGCCAAGTCGGGCAAGGCTACGGGCATCAAGTCTCACCATAACGTAGGTGGCCTGCCAGAAACGCTGAACCTGAAGCTGCTGGAGCCTTTGCGCGAACTGTTCAAAGACGAAGTGCGCAAACTGGGCGTGGCCTTGGGCCTGCCACCTGCCATGGTCTATCGTCACCCCTTCCCAGGCCCAGGCTTGGGTGTGCGCATCCTGGGTGAAATCAAGCGTGAATACGCAGACCTGCTGCGCCAAGCTGATGCAATCTTCATCGAAGAACTGCGTAATACGGTTGACGAAGAAACTGGCAAAAATTGGTATGACCTGACTTCTCAGGCATTTACCGTCTTTCTGCCCGTAAAGAGCGTCGGCGTGATGGGCGATGCACGCACTTACGAGTACGTGGTTGCCATGCGCGCTGTACAGACGACCGACTTCATGACGGCGGACTGGGCTGAACTGCCTTACTCGCTGCTCAAGCGTACTTCGGGTCGCATCATCAACGAAGTGCGCGGCATTAACCGTGTGACGTATGACGTCAGCAGCAAGCCGCCAGCGACGATTGAGTGGGAATGATCCCGCGTCTGGCAGTACCGTGCTCCTGATGGCATAAAACCTGATAAGCCCGCATTACTGCGGGCTTATTTACATTCATCCGCTTTTGCAAATGGAACCCGACTCTTTCCGTTGCATATTAAGCCTATGTACGTTGATGGCTCTCGCCGACGAGTTCAGGCTTGCCACCACGTCCTTGTTAGTGATGTAGTTGTTTTCCGGCCTTGCTTGGGCCAATCCCGGCGCGCATCGTCGGTGTCCCACGGTGGGGCAGCCTCAGTAGGCATGGCCTGTGGATTGGGCGCAAAGGGTGCAGAGAAACGCGCTTGATGGCATTTTCAGTCTATGGGGCGCGATGGTATACGCGTATCTTCCTTACTTCGTCAGCATCATGGCTTCATGATTCAGACAAGGGGATATTAAAGCGTCTGTAAGTGGCGCTTTACTTCTTGTTCTGCTCTTGTCCTCCGGGCCCAAACCCCCGCGCCAGCTCCATAAAGGCCTGCAGGTAGTCAATTACGGCCTCCGTCTCCCGCATCCCCAGGTAAATTTGTTTGGCGATGCCTTGTTTGCCCAACCTGACCGGTACCACGTCCAGCTTTTCGGCATACTCCTCCACCAGCCATCGCGGTAGCGCCGCCACTCCACGGCCGCTGGCTACCATCTGCATCATGATGTCGGTTGTTTCAATCGTTTTGTGCCGTCTGGGGGCGATGCCGGCGGGCAGCAGAAACTGGTTGTAGATGTCCAGCCGGTCTATGTCCACCGGGTAGGAAATCAGCACTTCCCGGTCTATGTCCTGAGGTTTGGCATAGTCTGCGGTAGCCAGGCGATGTTCGGTATTAACCACCAGCACCTGCTCGTAATCGAACACGGGCTCGAACTTCAAACCTGGCTTGTAGAGCGGGTCCGGTGTGACCAACAGATCAATCTCATAGCCAAACAAGGCACCGATTCCGCCGAACTGGAATTTCTGCTTCACATCGACGTCCACGTCTGGCCAGGCGTTCAGATAGGGGGAGACGATCTTCAGCAGCCACTGATAGCAGGGGTGGCATTCCATACCGATACGTAGCGATCCGCGCTCTCCCTGAGCAAACTGACCCAGGCGTTCTTCGGCCAGGTCCAACTGAGGCAGCACGCGATTGGCAACCGCCAGCAGGTACTGGCCTGCCTGCGTCAACTGCAGGCTGCGGCCCTCGCGGCGCCAGATTTCAGTGCCTAATTGTTGTTCCAGTTTTCTCATGGTGTGGCTGAGGGCCGACTGGGTGACGTGCAGCACATTGGCAGCGGCGGTCAGGGAGCCTTGCTTGTCGACTTGCTGTACGACGGACAGGTGGATGCGCTCTAACATGTTACGTGAAGGATTTTCATGGATTGGTGAGATAAGACCATTTTACTTCATTGAACCGGCTTCCTACAATGCAAGTCATTCTTTGTTCCATCCGTCCTTTGAGAGCAGCACATGACGACGATTCATAATCTTGGCTTTCCGCGCATTGGCGCCAAACGTGAACTGAAGTTCGCTTTGGAATCCTATTGGAAGGGTGAGTCTTCGCGTGAGGATCTTCAGGCCCTGGGCGCGCAGTTGCGTCAGCGTCACTGGGAGAATCAGGCGGGGCTGGATCTGGTGCCTGTAGGGGATTTTTCTTTTTACGATCAGGTGCTCGATACCAGCTTTCTGCTGGGCAATCTGCCCGAACGTGTGCAAGGTTTTCAGGGTGATGAGCTGGATAATTATTTTCGTGTCGCGCGAGGCCGGTCCGCTCAAGGGGCGGAGGAGCATAGCGCCTGCTGCGGCGGAGTGGCAGCTGGTGAGATGACCAAGTGGTTTGATACGAACTACCACTACATCGTTCCCGAATTCAAGGCCGACACCCAATTTACGCTGCACGCTTCGCGTTTACTGGAGCAGTTGGCACAAGCCCAGGAGCAGGGCGTTCACGCCAAGCCGGTGATTATTGGGCCCCTTACTTATTTAGCATTGGGTAAAGCCAAGGATGAGTCCAACAAGCTGGCATTACTGGATCGGCTCTTGCCGGTGTATGTGCAGTTGTTGGAAGCCCTGGCTGAGGCGGGTGCGGACTGGGTTCAGATTGACGAGCCTATTCTGGTCACCGAGCTGGATGACGAGTGGCAGCAAGCCTTCAAAAAGGCGTATGAGCAATTCAAACCTGTTGGCGTCAAGCTGCTGGTCGCAACGTATTTTGGACAACTGCTGGAAAACACTGCCTTGGCAGCCGGTCTGCCGGTGGCGGGTTTGCATGTGGATGCGATCAACGATCGGGATGGTGTGGATGCGTTGCTCACACTCCTTGCTAAGGACAAGGTACTGTCTTTGGGCGTGATCAATGGCCGCAATATCTGGAAAACGGATTTGACGGCCACGCTGGACTGGGTGGAGCCTATCGCACGCCAACGAGGAGATCGTGTGTGGTTGGCCCCTTCCTGCTCATTGCTGCATGTGCCAGTGGATCTGGAAAGCGAGCAGAACCTGGATGCGGATGTGAAATCCTGGTTGGCCTTCGCTCTGCAAAAGTTGGACGAGTTGCGCATTCTGGGCCAAGCCCTGGCTCATGGGCGTGAGGCTGTCAAGGCAGAGTTGGCCGAGAATCTGGCGGCTCTGACAGCGCGTCGTCAGTCTCCCCGTGTCCATAATCCAGCGGTGAAGGCGGCTGTTGCTGGGCTTAGCGCCGAGCAGGGCAAGCGCAAGAGCGAGTATGCGCAACGGGCCGTCAAACAGGCGCAGTTTCTGAATCTGCCGGCGTTTCCCACGACGACGATCGGCTCCTTCCCCCAAACGACAGACATTCGCCGTGCCCGTAGTGAGTTCAAAACCGGCCGTCTGGATGAAAACAGCTATCAGGCCGCCATGCGTGCCGAGATTGAGCGCAGCGTGCGTGAGCAGGAGAAGCTGGGTCTGGACGTTTTGGTGCATGGCGAGGCCGAGCGCAACGACATGGTTGAGTATTTTGGGGAACAGTTGGAGGGCTACGCATTCAGCCAGTTCGGCTGGGTGCAGTCCTACGGGTCGCGCTGCGTGAAGCCTCCCATCTTGTTTGGGGATATCAGCCGTCCCCATGCCATGACGGTGGAGTGGATTACGTACGCTCAGTCGCTCACTCAAAAGCCGATGAAGGGCATGTTGACAGGGCCGGTGACGATTTTGAACTGGTCTTTTGTGCGGGACGATCAGCCCCGTGCGGAGTCTTGCCGGCAGTTGGCGTTGGCCATACGCGAAGAAGTGCTGGACCTGGAGAAGGCCGGCGTGCGTGTAATCCAGATTGATGAGGCTGCCTTGCGTGAGGGTTTGCCCTTGCGTCAATCGCAATGGCAGCGCTATCTGGACTGGGCCGTCGAGTGCTTCCGTATCGCTGCCAATGGGGTGAGTGATGCGACGCAGATCCACACTCACATGTGTTATTCCGAGTTCAACGACATTATTTCCTCGATCGCGCACATGGATGCCGACGTAATCACGATTGAAACCAGCCGCTCGGACATGGAATTGCTCGATGCCTTTGAGCACTTCCAGTACCCCAATCAGATCGGACCCGGTGTGTACGACATTCATTCGCCCAACATCCCCAGCGAGCAGCACATCGTGAATTTGATGAAGAAAGCCGCTGAGCGTGTGCCCGCAGACCGTCTGTGGGTGAACCCGGATTGTGGGCTTAAAACCCGTCAGTGGGCAGAGGTGATTCCGGCCTTGAGCAATATGGTGGCCGCCGCGAAAACCTTGCGGGCAAGTGTCTGATCGGTTCAAGGATCGAGTTTGGCAAACAGTCCCGGCCAGATGCTGGGACTTTCTATATAAGCCAGAGCGCAGACTACTTGCCTGGCAGCGACGCCAGGCAGAGAACTTCTCCCGGTTTGGCGCGCCAGGGCTTTGCGTTGAGCCTTTGCCTGTCAATCCGTGCAGCAACAAAATAAAAAGCCTGCTCTGCTCAATTCCATTTTGTTGGCAAGCAGATCAGCTTCCATATCAGAAATTAGGGTCCAAAAGAAAATGAACCAAGAATTTGCGTTTAGCATCCGTAGTATTCGTTTCGATGAAAACTATCGTCCGGCAGACAGCACACGTCTGACGACTAACTTTGCCAATTTGGCGCGAGGTGAGAGTCGCCAGCAGAATCTGCGCAATACGCTGGCCATGATTAACAATCGCTTCAATAATTTGGCTCATTGGGATAATCCGGCGGGCGATCGTTATGCTCTTGAGTTGGATATTGTCTCTGTAGATATTGATATTGAGGGAAATGGTTCCACCTTCCCAACAATTGAAATTCTGAAAACGACCATCGTTGACCATAAAGAGAACAAACGTATTGATGGTATCGTTGGCAATAATTTTTCCTCTTATGTGCGCGATTATGATTTCAGCGTGGTTCTGATGGAGCACAACAAGAACAAAAATGGCTTTAGTGCCCCGGAGGGGTTTGGGGATCTGCATGGCAAGTTGTTCCAGTCTTTTGTCAATTCAAGGCTGTACCAGGAAAACTTCAACAAATCGCCCGTGATTTGTTTGAGCGTGTCCAGCAGCAAGGTGTACCACCGCACCGGCAATCAGCATCCTGTATTGGGATTTGAGTATCAACAAAACGAGTTTTCGCCTACGGATGCGTATTTTGCAAAAATGGGTTTGAAGGTTCGTTACTTTATGCCTCCCAATAGCCTTGCTCCGTTTGCTTTTTATTTTCGGGGCGATTTGCTGAATGATTATACGAGTCTGGAATTGATCAGTACGATCAGCACGATGGAAACATTCCAGAAAATCTATCGCCCCGAGATTTATAATGCCAACTCGGCGGCGGGAATGCGTTACCAACCTAGTTTGAAAAATCCCGATCACTCGGTAACGCAAATTGTGTACGACCGCGAGGAGCGCAGCCGATTGGCGGTTGAGCAAGGCCGGTTTACAGAAGAGAGCTTTATCAAGCCCTATAAAGCCATTCTTGATC
This genomic interval from Alcaligenes ammonioxydans contains the following:
- a CDS encoding LysR family transcriptional regulator, whose protein sequence is MLERIHLSVVQQVDKQGSLTAAANVLHVTQSALSHTMRKLEQQLGTEIWRREGRSLQLTQAGQYLLAVANRVLPQLDLAEERLGQFAQGERGSLRIGMECHPCYQWLLKIVSPYLNAWPDVDVDVKQKFQFGGIGALFGYEIDLLVTPDPLYKPGLKFEPVFDYEQVLVVNTEHRLATADYAKPQDIDREVLISYPVDIDRLDIYNQFLLPAGIAPRRHKTIETTDIMMQMVASGRGVAALPRWLVEEYAEKLDVVPVRLGKQGIAKQIYLGMRETEAVIDYLQAFMELARGFGPGGQEQNKK
- the guaB gene encoding IMP dehydrogenase, which gives rise to MRLIKKALTFDDVLLVPAYSEVLPRDTSLLTRFTRDITLNIPLVSAAMDTVTEARLAIAMAQEGGIGIIHKNLTADAQAREVARVKRHEFGIVIDPVTVTPTMKVRDAINLQRQHGISGLPVVEAGKLVGIVTNRDLRFEDRLDLPLRDVMTPQERLITMHEGATLDEAQALMHRHRLERVLIVNDQFQLRGLATVKDIVKNTEHPLASKDSHGQLRVGAAVGVGDGTEERVEKLAAAGVDVVVVDTAHGHSRGVIERVRWVKKNFPRIQVIGGNIATAEAARALVEAGADCVKVGIGPGSICTTRIVAGVGVPQITAIADVAKALEGTGVPLIADGGIRFSGDVSKALAAGASACMMGGMFAGTEESPGEVVLFQGRSYKSYRGMGSLGAMVDGSADRYFQDPSNNADKLVPEGIEGRVPYKGSVIAIIYQLVGGIRASMGYCGCKSIEELHAKAEFVEITAAGVRESHVHDVQITKEAPNYRAD
- a CDS encoding DUF1852 domain-containing protein, with the protein product MNQEFAFSIRSIRFDENYRPADSTRLTTNFANLARGESRQQNLRNTLAMINNRFNNLAHWDNPAGDRYALELDIVSVDIDIEGNGSTFPTIEILKTTIVDHKENKRIDGIVGNNFSSYVRDYDFSVVLMEHNKNKNGFSAPEGFGDLHGKLFQSFVNSRLYQENFNKSPVICLSVSSSKVYHRTGNQHPVLGFEYQQNEFSPTDAYFAKMGLKVRYFMPPNSLAPFAFYFRGDLLNDYTSLELISTISTMETFQKIYRPEIYNANSAAGMRYQPSLKNPDHSVTQIVYDREERSRLAVEQGRFTEESFIKPYKAILDQWAANYAR
- the purL gene encoding phosphoribosylformylglycinamidine synthase, yielding MSQILYFPGSSVLSAFRRERLLERIEQRQLPVADILALHEYYVWTEESGLDASARQHLSDLLDDGLPALDPQPPKGALVLRVVPRLGTVSPWASKATDIAHNCGLQAVRRIERGVRYIITPKRGLLGAKELDQAQLEQLADLLHDRMTETVVGLDFDGQALFTQLEGKPIQTVDILGGGVATLKQANEQMGLALSEDEIEYLMEAFTRLGRNPHDVELMMFAQANSEHCRHKIFNAQWVIDGQSQGKTLFGMIRETHAAQPENTVVAYADNAAIMTGGPATLFHAGINDQANEPVYQRHEALVHTLMKVETHNHPTAIAPFPGASTGAGGEIRDEGATGRGSKPKAGLTGFTVSNLCFPEQMEPWEKDSHGIPDRIASPLDIMIEGPIGGAAFNNEFGRPNLLGYFRTFEQTAGDQRWGYHKPIMIAGGLGSIDDRLTHKDPLPVGALLIQLGGPGMRIGMGGGAASSMGVGANRAELDFDSVQRGNPEMERRAQEVIDRCWQQGENNPIIAIHDVGAGGLSNAFPELVNDAERGAIFELTRVPLEESGLSPAEIWSNESQERYVLAILPKDLPRFERIAQRERCPFAVVGVATEERQLRVTFGEGLPGVDDVHTPKSIEERPVDVPMDVILGKAPRMERDVKRLQGVAEPLDLTEIPLVDAMHRVLRHPTVANKTFLISIGDRSVGGLCSRDQMVGPWQVPVADCAVTLADFEGVRGEAMSMGERSPSAMIDAAASGRMAVAEALTNLVASDVRDLKDVKLSANWMAACGVDGQDAALFDTVQAVSQWCQSLGLSIPVGKDSLSMRTSWEQDGESRQVISPVSLVVTAFAQVADVRRTLTPQLQTKAGDTALILIDLGQGKQRMGASVLAHAFNQVGQSVPDMQDAQAMLSFVKVIRQLADQDLILAYHDRSDGGLAATVAEMAFAGHTGVSVNLDMLTIDPHAADWGDYKIRAEQVAVQRDELTLRALFNEEAGAVIQVPLAQRDRVMQTLREAGLSAHSHVIGGLNKNDQIEFYRDGACIYQAPRVELAQQWSEVSRRIMERRDNPACAQAEFERWQDVEDPGISPRVLFNPQEDIAAPFIATGKRPRVAILREQGCNSQVEMAWAFDTAGFEAVDVHMTDLLSGRASLEGMQGMVAVGGFSYGDVLGAGEGWAKTIRFNSQLSDQFAAFFGRSDTFGLGICNGCQMMAALAPMIPGAEFWPRFTRNQSEKYEARFSSVEIAASPSLFFKGMEGTRLPVAVAHGEGFANFQRQGDASKVAAAVHFVDHRGQRTEQYPLNPNGSPYGLTGVTTADGRFTIMMPHPERVTRNVMMSWTPEQWGAADQGADQMANGGFTPWMRMFRNARVWIA
- the guaA gene encoding glutamine-hydrolyzing GMP synthase, which translates into the protein MHQRILILDYGSQVTQLIARRVREAGAYCEIHPGDVSDEFIRSQEGLKGIILSGSHASVYADDALQVPAAVFEAGVPVLGICYGMQAMARQLGGVTEGSDKREFGYAEVRAHGHTKLLDGIQDFATAEGHGMLKVWMSHGDKVTALPPGFKLMASTPTCPIAGMADEDRGFYAVQFHPEVTHTVQGAALFQRFVRDICGCVGDWNMPDYVEEAIANIREQVGDEEVILALSGGVDSSVAAALIHQAIGDKLTCVFVDHGLLRLNEAEQVMRTFADNMGLKIIHIDASDRFLGKLAGVTDPEAKRKIIGREFVEIFQEEAAKLSNARWLAQGTIYPDVIESAAAKSGKATGIKSHHNVGGLPETLNLKLLEPLRELFKDEVRKLGVALGLPPAMVYRHPFPGPGLGVRILGEIKREYADLLRQADAIFIEELRNTVDEETGKNWYDLTSQAFTVFLPVKSVGVMGDARTYEYVVAMRAVQTTDFMTADWAELPYSLLKRTSGRIINEVRGINRVTYDVSSKPPATIEWE
- the metE gene encoding 5-methyltetrahydropteroyltriglutamate--homocysteine S-methyltransferase, yielding MTTIHNLGFPRIGAKRELKFALESYWKGESSREDLQALGAQLRQRHWENQAGLDLVPVGDFSFYDQVLDTSFLLGNLPERVQGFQGDELDNYFRVARGRSAQGAEEHSACCGGVAAGEMTKWFDTNYHYIVPEFKADTQFTLHASRLLEQLAQAQEQGVHAKPVIIGPLTYLALGKAKDESNKLALLDRLLPVYVQLLEALAEAGADWVQIDEPILVTELDDEWQQAFKKAYEQFKPVGVKLLVATYFGQLLENTALAAGLPVAGLHVDAINDRDGVDALLTLLAKDKVLSLGVINGRNIWKTDLTATLDWVEPIARQRGDRVWLAPSCSLLHVPVDLESEQNLDADVKSWLAFALQKLDELRILGQALAHGREAVKAELAENLAALTARRQSPRVHNPAVKAAVAGLSAEQGKRKSEYAQRAVKQAQFLNLPAFPTTTIGSFPQTTDIRRARSEFKTGRLDENSYQAAMRAEIERSVREQEKLGLDVLVHGEAERNDMVEYFGEQLEGYAFSQFGWVQSYGSRCVKPPILFGDISRPHAMTVEWITYAQSLTQKPMKGMLTGPVTILNWSFVRDDQPRAESCRQLALAIREEVLDLEKAGVRVIQIDEAALREGLPLRQSQWQRYLDWAVECFRIAANGVSDATQIHTHMCYSEFNDIISSIAHMDADVITIETSRSDMELLDAFEHFQYPNQIGPGVYDIHSPNIPSEQHIVNLMKKAAERVPADRLWVNPDCGLKTRQWAEVIPALSNMVAAAKTLRASV
- a CDS encoding alpha/beta fold hydrolase, which codes for MSSSRTPHSNELNEHHESRPAQAGPQQSGGSYIPASGAADERSRGFAYECQQDTDEVSGSLTFVLVHGAWHGGWCWSRLAERLQAKGHKVYTPTLTGLGERSHLLGPDITLNTFVDDVANLIRWEDLSNVVLVGHSFAGLVISGVADVMPRCIRHLIYLDAFILPSGTSTFDTLPEKMVESMIASAGQSTIPAVPPPPLHALGLHATEDLRFVGNRLTPQPLSVYRSALVLQNPVIGNSRPCTYISCTQPVFRAVDTSREWARQQKDWEFRELETGHSAAITHPDLLSRLLVEIAD